From the Coffea eugenioides isolate CCC68of chromosome 1, Ceug_1.0, whole genome shotgun sequence genome, the window GAGTTGCAGCGGTAGAAGGGCGATCTTCTAATTCAGTGGAAAGAATTTCATAAGACAGTCAGGGAATTAGGTTGTTGATAACCTTCCCTCTCTTCTCTCCAACAAATCAATATAAATAATGAGACCCATTAGATCTGTAGACATGGATCTTATTAGCAAACATCATAATCCGATAGAAGCATCAAAGACGATATTTTTAATCTTAGAAGCAGTGACCCTCTTGCATCATCCCCGCAACTGGGAGCGTTCGGTAACATTGGTACTAAATTGACAGGCAGAAGCTGAAAGTAAACTATGGTAAATGAAGAACACGGGGCACTCGTATCAAAAAGCAGCAAGAGACGGAAATGCAGAGTAAACTCATACACAAAACATAAGTAGTACATTCGTATCTCTCCAGTTACCATCAAATTTCCAGATGTTCCAAGCACTTCAAAACTGTAGATTCATTTATGTCAATGCTTGGCTCACTTCCTGATTCTTCAGCATAAGGTGGTGATTTTTCTAACAAGCTATAAGCTATACTACTTGGTAATTCTCTCTTTGGAGTTGCTGATGGAGCAGCAAATACAGGAATAGCTTGCCTGATACGAACTGGGGGAGCCATTCGCACAGGTCGAGGCTGCATTGCTCGAGGGTGACTTGCAGATGGTGCTGGAAGGGGTGGTGCAGAGTAAACTGGTACTGCTGTTCTGATTGTAACAGGAGGAGCAATCCCTTTGTAAGGTGTCCTGTACTGTGTAATAGGAACATAAGTTGCCCTCTCCATGGTAGGAAGCTTGTGGCAGTGAACTGAACGCGCCTCTGATGAAAGAGACTGTGATAATGGAACAGGGCTGTCATTTGCTACTGCTTGTTTATTCTGAGAAACACTATTTTGGCAAAACAAGGGGAGGATTTTAGATGCGGCCGTGGGAGGACGCTGCGGACTTGATGGCCGAGGGGGTGGAATAAAAGATTTCTTCTGAAAGGGAACAGAGGTTCTGCTACTGTTAGACATATGAATCTTCTCCTTCAACCTGTAGTTAAGTAGGGCTCTAGCTATTCTGATTTGCTCCTGTTCATCATTATTCTCTGGCTCTGATGATGAACTAGAATCTTCTTGTGCCACTGAACCAAAAGAAAATATGCCCTCTTAAGTTCACCGTAAGTACCCCAACTAGTACAATGAAAATACTGGGAATTGATAACTGGATCCTTACATGTTAGGGATCAAGCATGGTGATCTTTTTTGTACAATATGTTTTCATATATCAAAGAAGTAAAGATTTGTAGTATGATTCTTCAACATGTTTGGTTCATATGCTGGGAGAAGAGAAATTTGTCATACATGGGAAACAATACCTAATACTGTACAACTTTAAACTCCTATCACGTCTCCCTGTGTTTCATTTTGAATTGACAGAACCTCAAAATATTTCTGCATTTTAACAGTATGTAAAAGTCCAGCTTATTAAAGTCGAGCATGCAAAAAGGTACATGGAGATAAAAGATAGATTTTCCCTCCAATGTACAAAAGATTTATTTGATATGGCTGGAAGATACAAACATGTAAGAGAATATCCCTTCTAGAAGTATTCATGATCTAATGGAAATTCTTCCAATTCAAAATGTTAAGAGAGGACTCACGTTGCTTCAGTGATGACCAAGCTGCCAGGGCAGCATTCTTCTCAGCTTGTTTTTTGTTCTTAGCAGGTTCTCCCGTAAACATTATTCCAGCCAGTTCCACTATTCCTGTAAAGACTGGTAGGTGCCCCAGACCTGACCTGAAAGTTGTATACTGGGGTAAAGGCGATCCAACTCTTTGTGAAATCTCCTGTAGGAGGTTTTTGTAGACACCCGTCTCATCCTAACATGCGTTAAACCGATTGAGACCAAAACAAAATTTCGATTAGTCATTTAAATAATCATGCCACTATCAAAAGATGCGAactaaagtgaaaaaaaatattttggagAGGACAAGGGCTTGCATATTCCAGCATGCATAACACCAAGAAACTCCATACTAATTTCTTCAAACATATCCATCTGGTACTCATACATAGTATCTGAGTATCTATGCTTTTTTGAGAATCTTTAATTATTTGCTTGGACTATTGACACCCAAATACTGTCAATGGTAACTGCCTGCATAGACTATGATCATCCGTGTGCCATCAATGCCAAATGGTAGAATGTTATATGCACAAGCAAGCTACATCTAAGAACCAGAAGCGTCATAACAGATACTACAAGTTTGTACTGTATAAGATCAATAATATTATGTTTCAGAATCAGACACGTGGTACGGTACACAACTCAACTTTCTTACTTACACGGAAAATAAGACTTGGTTGATTGGTCATTTAAAAGCaaaccaaattttccaaacaccAGATAGTAAAATGACAGATATGCGCACTGTATATTGCTAACTTAAGGAAAACAGAGACGATCTCAATGATCGTATCTACAAAAAGCTGAACATATTCTACACAGATAGATAACCTCCTAGATCCTTAAGAAAAGAGAAGGGTCCGGGTTCAAGACCTACCatttacacttttttttttttaaaaaaaaacactagaTCCTTCCATCAGCAGCTCTTTTTGATCCATTTAAGAGGAAAGAACCTCCTCTAGCTCTCATATAGATTAGTCAGAAAGAAAGAATGGGAAACTTGGAAGGTTCTAAGTGCTCGATTAGTTCTGAATCATATAATCCTGCCAGCCATTAAACCTTTCCACTGCATACACTGAGAATTCCATGACCTCAAAAGCTCAAGCCAGAGTCACAGATCTGGAATTAAAATCAGCAGTAACTGAGACATCGATTTCTTTTATGTTGATTATTGAACATGTATCCCGCCACGAGAAATTACGTGGGGAAAAGAATACTCTCATAAACTTCAAATGAATACATTTTGCAGGTCATAAAGGGCCAACCATCCATGCTAGTGTTAAATAGTCATGTGCACACTATAGCGTTGTATGTATCTATAAGTACATTAAATTGAGGGAGACAAGACCATAAATTTGCTCTAGACCTCCCACATGTGCCACCATGACTATTCTCCCAGCATAGAGTAAtacaaaaattcatcatttaaTGCTTGACCtgtagtctttttttttttttccccatatAAATAGTggtgtattttcttgacttcatttTATCATCCTTTTTCCGCACAGAAGTTTCTATTTGGTCTTGTTAGAGTAATTTGCATGCAGTTACCGGAAAAACGACCTACGCAAAATAAAATCAACCATTAATTTCCAGTCATCACAAAACTGCAAGTTTACTTGGCATGAAATTAATTGCAAACCAGAGAATTCTCTACCACGTGACCAGCCTGAAAGTTGGCTAATCTGAATTGAATACCATAGTTATTATAGTTAGGTAACAGTGTCCCCCCAAGATTTCAATGTGTTCATACTCACATCAACGTCTTCAATTTTTGCGCtttaaataaaagaacaaaaacCCAAAAGTCAGCAAATTCAATTGTCAATCTTCGTCACATTACTATTTTATATCTTAGTTAATTAGTGAATCCGCCCAAAATTCAAGCAAAACCCACTTCTTAAAATGTCATGAATtgcttagaaaaaaaaaaaaagcgtctCCACTACTACTTTGAACGGTCTCACCAACAATTCCACAACTCAAACCGTGTATCATGGAAGAGAAGCCAATTTGGTAGCTTCTCCTTTCACACTCCTACCAGGGCAGGGAGGAAAAAAGGGTCTGAATTATCTAAACAATTACCGTTTGACCAGAATACCCCTTGTTCCAAGATTGGATTACATTTGCAATATAGAAAACAGCTGTTTACCAACATGTAAAGGCGAGATGGGGGCAGTACTACTTAATTATATTATAGCACAAAAAAAAGGGTCACTCCCATAATCCCCTCAAAAGCTTCACTCTCTTTGTCCCAGAATATGACCAAACACCCGTCCAAATTAAACTTTGCAAAGAAAATCCCACTAATCCGAGAAGCCCAGGAGAGGGCATTTTCGTCATTTCATCATCCGCACGCACTAAACTAAAACAACCAGAGCAAGTACATCTGGGTAAATAAAATTGCCAGTGAAACCAaaagggggggaaaaaaaaagaaaacgaaaTTTCAAGAGTAAGAATGGGTATGCGTTTTTGCCATCTCCTTGTCCCCAAACAAGAAGCTACGCAGCCGGTAGAActacaagaagaaaaaagaaaacttgcaacgcaattttttttttgttttggttttgggAAAAGAAAGTTTCTAAAATTAGTTAACTGCAAAGACccaaaaaaaggggaaaaaaaaaaagaacttacAATGATTCTAGCAGCGAGGGAATGAGAAGGAGCACGAGTGGCGAGAGAATTGAGGGCGACCTCAGCAGCGGCGTGCTCGGCTTGACGGAGAGTAGAGTGGTAATGGGGACTTTCGAACGTCTCGCCGTTAAAGTTAACGGAAGCCTTGAACCTGGGAGCGTGGTCTGGACCTTCCCTAATGCAAGTGTAGGAAGGCAAGTTAAAGCAGCTTCTCTGCGCCAGCTCTTGCAGCTGGTTCTTATACATAGCTCCCTAATAAGTGCAAATTTCTCTCTGTATCTGTCCTTCGGGCTGGGGCGGCGGATCAGAGAGTTTTAAATGGGTTATCGGGTCGTTAATGGAGTTGACGAAGAATGGAGGAGGTGTGCATGCAGGAAGGAAAGGAAATGGTCTGATGGGTTATGATGGGTTCTGGGAAGGAGAGAAAGCAAGGTGGGGCTGGGGGAGGAGAGGGGGGGGTGGAATGGATTGTAGTCAGTCAGTGATTTTTAATGGGGAGAATTAAATGCTTGATGTGGGGTTTCTTTCTTTGCGACGAGTGGGGAACTCTGGGAGTCAACCGAACGTTGGGCTTGCATGTAGGGGTGGGatgttgtgattttatttcatttatatgcgtatatacttttttttttttttttttcaaaccacCTTCAGTTTGTCAATCCTTAATTGTATATTTTGCCTGTCATTCTTGGATTTTATGAATTGAATACTCCCCATACGTTGTTTGTTCAATTTCTGACTTACAACAAGGCTGGACCAATTTAATTTGACGATAAAAATACGagttaatattatatacattaatcttatatataatGATAGCGTTACATACATTAACGGATATGAATACATGCAACATAATTTTAATATGAAATTGAACTCCAATTCTTGTACATTTGACTTGTATTCTTGCTCACTAGTGTATGCACTGACTGACAATATAAACAAAATTAATCCTAAAAATATTCACTTAAATCTTAATTTAGTTGTATAGCTTGCAAAATGTTACATTATTGTTCCTATTCCTAAACAGCACATGTAGTGAAAGCTCAATTGGTGCAAGTGAAAACATGTAATTATGCTACATGGTGGGTTATTCTCTATATTGATCTTTATGAATAGCCCACATGAGCATGTGCCCTTCTTTGTCAGCAATTAACAAAAATCGTTGTTGTAATGTAGAAAGTTGAAGCACCACCAACTAATTCTACTCATTTTTATTGTCCAGGAATTAAATTAGACTCTATCTTAATCTTTAGGGATCAACTGCTATTCacttaaataataataataatttgattaTCGTTCCAATGTTCTTATCAACGAATTGAACTAAATGGCAGGAAAATAGAGCTTTAGGACTTGTTGAAAGTCCTCGGTGAGTGGATGAATACTAGTAGCAGCAGTACTGAATACACAGAGTTACTGCCGTAAGTTTTACGATGTGGATAAAGCTATGATGTATGCATTCTTCAACAGTCAAGAGGATATTAATAACATTACTGTTACTCTGGTAGAAGTTAGGCCAAATCATAAATGAACCATATCGTGTGTCATTTACACATTAATTTCCCAAGCCGGAGCTTGGTGCCATTATTGGAGATGAAATAATGACTTAAAGGAAGCAATAATATGACATCAAATAATGACTTTCCTCACTTAAAGGAAGCAATAATACCTCGCCGTTAGTTTAATATTTTTCATATTATGATTAATTTTAATGCATAACAATTAATctgaattcaaaattaaaaccTAAATTGTTCATATGTCTCGTGTCTGTGGTAGCATATACATTATTAGCATATataaagttaattttttttttggtttaactaTTAAAATATCACTTCTCCTACCCCCGCCTCAGACAAATTAGAAATTGAGACCGTGAGCATTTATGTGTTTTCGACCACCGATTACGATCCACTCCAGTGCTTAGAAGAGAAAAATAATGGCGTGTCAATATCTAACTCGACTTAATGTATCGATTCCCATCCATAAACTTGAATCCCCCAAAGAAacgtatacatatatatatatatattgccgGAACGGAACGGCTGCACAAATCATTCTCTCGACCACTTTCACAGAATCAAAGGTCTTGAATAACACTACTAGCTACTCTTTTGACTCCAATAACTAAAGGAGTCCCATCATTCCTAAAAGAGCCGTGGAATATTCAACGTGGAGAGAAGTCCAAAGTACAAAAGCATCACTATTAACCGCGTTTTTTACCAATGCCCGACTCCTCACTCAAACCATAATTCTGGAGGACCATTTTCGTTATTAGTGGGGAACAACTTCATTCCAGTCTCCGAAGAAGGTTAAGCTGACCCCCCAAAAAGCAGAATATAAAGTGCTCCTAAACGATCTCTGAGAGGGATCTTTTCATTCTTTCTCGACAAATTGAAAGGCAACTCTCAATGTCAATCATGCGAACCGAATGTCGACTGTCTCAAGAAATCAGCTAAGAAGTGAGATGCGTACTCTTGATTGGCAGAATCGAAAAGCTTCCCGAGTCTTGAAACCGAAAAGCCTGTCTTGTGAAACCGCATATAGCCGCCCTGCGAAGACAGAACACCAAACAGAGAGCTTGCTACAGGCATATTCCGCAATGTTGATTAGTAGATTAAGAAGAATATACTCTATTTCATACCTTAATATACTGAATAATGGGCTACAAAAGGATCATAATCTGAATACAAAAATGACTCTGCTACAGAATTGGCATATCATGCCGTgtgaaaaatataaatatgGAAGCCCTATAATACAGAGCCCATCAAAAAATCAGGCTAGATTTTATTAGGACGAGGCAGTAATGAACTCGAGTGCGTCCTGTATACCTATATAAATAAAGAAATATCACCACGAAAAAGGGCTTGCTCCCAACAGGAAAATTTCATTCTCTACGTCTTTCACCCATTGACAAACCCGGTTGCAAGCTTTTATAGCCAAAGCCTGTGAATTATAAGTGCATAATAACTTAATAGAAGGAACGACCAACTATAGACGagattaaagggaaaaaaaaaaggtagcgTGCCAAACAATGAAAGACACTCAACTACAATTCTTGCATATCAAACAAGGTCAAGTTATCATTATAGATACGCTTTTAATCAATTTATTCACTAACAAATGGTGATTTGTCTATTCCATTATGTGCAGGCATATAATGGTCTTACTCAAAATAATCCTATGCATGACATTATGATGAACTGCTGACTTGAGACAACTCAGGCTAAGATTTAAGACAAGTTGAACTCATAATAGAAAGAATCTTCATCATCTAACCTTGTCTGCGAGGGGATCAAATGCCGCATATAGCTCAAAATCTTGAGTGACCCAGCAAAGCAGTGCTGCCACGTTAAAAAGGACCCATTCCAAAGTGAAACTCTTAAATGAAAAGATCAAAAAATAATCTTAAAGAGCACATCAATAAAGTGCATCATTTGACAGAAAACCAAACTAACTGAACAAATGTAAACAATCAGCAGACATGacaaatcatcaaaatcaaacaTATGGAGCCTATTCCAGCTAAAACAGAacaggaagaaagagaaactcATACTGACAATATCAAAACTCTATTGGTGCAGTATAGAGAAGCATTAATACAGACAGAGATTACCAGAACCCAATATGAAGTCATCTAATTAATGACAAACAAATATACATGCATATTCTCGAAAAGTAATTTGAAGAGATATATATTAGGGGCAATCATAATGCAGAAAGCTACACCACTATAGAGTTTGAAACTAGGTAATATATGGTGAAAAAGCTTACATATCTGAATAATGACTTTCACTAGCTTTCCATAAAAAATCAGTGGCTTAACAAAACCTGGGCCAACTTAAGAAATGCTCAtgtattattttataaaattacaAAGTGAGAAGTATTTAACAGTCTATTTGTGCCTAACAATGCTTCCTACTGCCATCAGTGTACTCATCAGAAGTAGATTCTTCAAATTGTCCAGTACAAAGACAGGCAAAAGATGCCACTTTCTCAGTTTTGCTTTTCAAGAGTGAGATTCCTAATTTCAGATGCTAACTAGTTCCAACATTAGACcacttttaatttctttattcAAGTAACTGAAAAAGTTTCCACCATCAACTCTTGGGTCAATCTCTAAAAACAGATCTCACAACATTGGATACCAAAAGAAGAATAACACAGCCAATTATCCATGAAGAATGCCAACCAAATGGAGCTTCTTCTCACCATAGTTTTCATCCCTTCTGAACTGGGTTTTATGTGGTCCAACATCTTTTTCATGCATGGATGCATAAAGCTTCTGATAAGCTCTATATAACCTACAAAAGAAAACTCACATGTTCACGCCAAAAAATAGATCTTTCCGATGAACAAGATTTGTCACTACAATCTCCAGCTAAATAGTGCAAAATTACCTTTTCTGCTGTCGCAAGCTATTGATTGGTAATGCAAATTCAGATGATACATACTGGTTAAGATAAATACTGCGGTACATGAAATGCCATAGCCCAGCAGGACCACCAACACCAATAAACTCTGTCAACCTCTCTGTGGAATCAGTTGCAAGCCTAGATTGACTTAAGTGAGGGGATGCAATTCCAGGATGAGAAGCAGGGTTCGTAGACAAATCCTCAACATGCATGCGACCTTCCAGCATGGATTTCTGAACTTCGACGAGTACATTCGACTTCAAAAGTACAGTCTCAATACGAATCCTATGCCATATATAGAAGATATTTCAATCTCGAAGTTCAAAGGAGATACTTATTTGAATGGAGCTAGACGGAATATATAACAACAAAAATGAACAGATAGAGGAAGTGACATTTTATTCTTGACCTATCAAGAAGTGTAACAGCCAGCAAAATAAATCACCTGCAATCCTTAAGGTGGTAAAAAGCATCTGAACTTGTAGTGAGCAATATCAAGTAGGTGTCAACCTGCAAACAAAAACATCTTTTATGTGTCATTTGTTGATAATCAACCAGCAGGAACAGCTTCTTATCCAGAGTTACCAAACTATATTGAATTCAGCAATTTCTTATTTTAGAGTAACTATCAATAGAATAGTTCAGAATACACTGGAAATTTGGGTAACGTACATCAAAATAGTGGACATATGCATATAGAAATGCCATGGGATTATATCTTGGTAGGCAAATTGGTGAGAAAGATTCAGATGTCCTATACAAAGACAATACTGATATGAGAATATAGTCAGGGCAAAAGCAGAAGCGCCATAGAATGACATATAAAAGATCAGTCAGTGATTGCACATACCTAAATGATTCAGATGATACAACAAAATTAGAGAGAAGAAGCATGTCATCAGGATGAAGGGATGCTTTTTGTGCACCAACGAGACAGATAACCTGCATTTATGTCAATTGAGTAGTCTCACCAATAAGTTACTAATATCACATTCCAACCTCTTTCTTAAAGCACA encodes:
- the LOC113749222 gene encoding double-stranded RNA-binding protein 2; this encodes MYKNQLQELAQRSCFNLPSYTCIREGPDHAPRFKASVNFNGETFESPHYHSTLRQAEHAAAEVALNSLATRAPSHSLAARIIDETGVYKNLLQEISQRVGSPLPQYTTFRSGLGHLPVFTGIVELAGIMFTGEPAKNKKQAEKNAALAAWSSLKQLAQEDSSSSSEPENNDEQEQIRIARALLNYRLKEKIHMSNSSRTSVPFQKKSFIPPPRPSSPQRPPTAASKILPLFCQNSVSQNKQAVANDSPVPLSQSLSSEARSVHCHKLPTMERATYVPITQYRTPYKGIAPPVTIRTAVPVYSAPPLPAPSASHPRAMQPRPVRMAPPVRIRQAIPVFAAPSATPKRELPSSIAYSLLEKSPPYAEESGSEPSIDINESTVLKCLEHLEI